Proteins co-encoded in one Mycobacterium mantenii genomic window:
- a CDS encoding DUF5994 family protein has protein sequence MENRLQLKPYRSVSEHIDGAWWPRTTNLVGELPELLTSVSERLGPVVMVGYRRNGWEATPASAELGGRTIELLGFTSDEPASVILIGADGHHLTLHVIRPDAGEEIARKALEQAAIPADTQGAPNRRATVARSVSDVADKLAKYEGRDDERRTAEIRRWCEETAQQFVEAPVQTFVPILVEHIVHNRMIESRPHDHRRPSLST, from the coding sequence ATGGAAAATCGGTTACAGCTCAAGCCTTATCGGTCCGTTTCGGAGCACATCGACGGGGCATGGTGGCCGCGGACGACAAACCTGGTCGGCGAATTGCCGGAACTGCTGACGTCGGTGTCCGAGCGGCTCGGACCGGTCGTGATGGTGGGCTACCGCCGTAACGGCTGGGAAGCGACGCCGGCCTCGGCCGAACTCGGTGGCCGCACGATCGAACTGCTGGGGTTCACCAGCGACGAGCCGGCCAGCGTGATCCTGATCGGTGCGGACGGCCATCACCTCACGCTGCACGTGATCCGGCCGGACGCGGGCGAGGAGATCGCACGAAAGGCCTTGGAGCAGGCGGCAATACCCGCTGACACCCAGGGCGCGCCGAACCGCCGCGCGACGGTGGCGCGGTCCGTCTCCGACGTTGCCGACAAGCTGGCCAAGTACGAGGGGCGCGACGACGAGCGGCGGACTGCTGAAATCAGACGCTGGTGTGAGGAAACCGCGCAGCAATTCGTCGAGGCGCCGGTCCAGACCTTCGTTCCCATCCTGGTCGAACACATCGTCCACAATCGCATGATCGAATCCCGGCCACACGATCATCGGCGGCCATCACTGAGCACATGA
- a CDS encoding NAD(P)H-quinone dehydrogenase yields the protein MATRIVILGGGPAGYEAALVAATSHPDTTHVTVIDSDGIGGAAVLADCVPSKTFIASTWLRTELRRAPRLGFEIDIDDAKISLPQIHARVKQLATEQSADITEQLLGVGVHVVAGRGELIDPTPGLACHRIKATAADGTTGEYEADVVLIATGASPRVLPSAPPDGERILTWRQLYNLEALPEHLIVVGSGVTGAEFVHAYTELGVPVTVVASRDRVLPYEDADAALVLEEAFSERGVQLVKNARAQSVTRTGDGVLVTLADGRTVEGSHALMTIGSVPNTGGLGLDRVGIEPGRGGYLTVDRVSRTSVAGIYAAGDCTGLLPLASVAAMQGRIAMYHALGEGVSPIRLRTVAATVFTRPEIAAVGVPQTMIDDGSVSARTIVLPLRTNARAKMSGLRQGFVKVFCRKSTGVVIGGVVVAPIASELILPIAVAVQNRITVNELAQTLAVYPSLSGSITEAARRLMAHDDLD from the coding sequence GTGGCGACCCGCATCGTGATCCTCGGTGGCGGCCCGGCCGGTTACGAAGCCGCGCTGGTGGCCGCCACCTCGCACCCCGACACCACCCATGTCACCGTCATTGACTCCGACGGCATCGGCGGGGCCGCCGTGCTCGCTGACTGCGTGCCGTCCAAGACGTTCATCGCCTCGACCTGGCTGCGCACCGAACTGCGCCGGGCGCCGCGGCTGGGCTTCGAGATCGACATCGACGACGCCAAGATCTCGCTGCCGCAGATCCACGCCCGGGTCAAGCAGCTCGCCACCGAGCAGTCCGCCGACATCACCGAACAGCTGCTCGGCGTGGGCGTGCACGTGGTGGCCGGCCGCGGCGAGCTGATCGACCCCACTCCCGGGCTGGCGTGTCACCGCATCAAGGCCACCGCCGCCGACGGCACGACCGGCGAGTACGAGGCCGACGTCGTGCTGATCGCCACCGGCGCCAGCCCCCGGGTGCTGCCGTCGGCCCCGCCCGACGGCGAGCGGATCCTGACCTGGCGACAGCTCTACAACCTCGAGGCGCTGCCCGAGCACCTCATCGTGGTCGGGTCCGGGGTCACCGGTGCCGAATTCGTGCACGCCTACACCGAATTGGGCGTGCCGGTGACCGTGGTCGCCAGCCGGGACCGGGTGCTGCCCTACGAGGACGCCGACGCCGCCCTGGTGCTGGAGGAGGCGTTCTCCGAGCGCGGCGTCCAGCTGGTCAAGAACGCCCGCGCGCAGTCGGTCACCCGCACCGGCGACGGCGTGCTGGTCACCCTGGCCGACGGGCGCACGGTCGAGGGCAGCCACGCCCTGATGACCATCGGGTCGGTCCCCAACACCGGCGGCCTGGGCCTGGACCGGGTCGGCATCGAGCCGGGCCGCGGCGGCTACCTGACCGTGGACCGGGTGTCGCGCACCTCGGTGGCCGGCATCTACGCCGCCGGTGACTGCACCGGCCTGCTGCCGTTGGCCTCGGTCGCCGCGATGCAGGGCCGGATCGCGATGTATCACGCGCTGGGCGAGGGCGTCAGCCCGATCCGGCTGCGCACGGTGGCGGCGACGGTGTTCACCAGGCCCGAGATCGCCGCCGTCGGGGTTCCGCAGACCATGATCGACGACGGTTCGGTGTCGGCCCGCACGATCGTGCTGCCGTTGCGCACCAACGCGCGGGCGAAGATGTCGGGGCTGCGGCAGGGTTTCGTGAAGGTGTTCTGCCGGAAGTCCACCGGCGTGGTGATCGGCGGCGTGGTGGTGGCCCCGATCGCCTCCGAGCTGATCCTGCCGATCGCCGTGGCCGTGCAGAACCGGATCACCGTCAACGAGCTGGCGCAGACCCTCGCCGTTTACCCGTCGCTGTCCGGGTCGATCACCGAGGCCGCTCGTCGGCTGATGGCCCACGACGATCTGGACTAG
- a CDS encoding RluA family pseudouridine synthase, whose translation MRPAPLPVRDGLGPARVRLRGGPVLAELTARFGAQARAKVLAGEVVGADGAVIDAGTVLPAGASVYLYRELPDEVPVPFDIPVLHRDADIVVVDKPHFLATMPRGRHVAQTALVRLRRELGIPELSPAHRLDRLTAGVLLFTARREVRGAYQTLFARGLVRKTYLARAAVDPALELPRAVQSRIIKRRGHLQAVCEPGPPNAETLVELLAPDGLYQLTPRTGRTHQLRLHMSSLGIPIEGDPLYPNIIDVAADDFSTPLQLLAHRIEFDDPVTGAHREFVSRRAGLTRDVG comes from the coding sequence TTGAGGCCCGCGCCGCTTCCGGTTCGCGATGGCTTGGGGCCCGCACGGGTGCGGCTGCGGGGCGGGCCGGTGCTGGCCGAACTCACCGCCCGGTTCGGCGCGCAGGCCCGCGCCAAGGTGCTGGCCGGAGAGGTCGTCGGCGCCGACGGCGCGGTAATCGACGCCGGCACAGTGCTTCCCGCCGGCGCGAGCGTCTATCTCTATCGCGAGCTGCCGGACGAGGTGCCGGTCCCGTTCGACATTCCGGTGCTGCATCGCGACGCCGACATCGTGGTCGTCGACAAACCGCACTTTTTGGCCACCATGCCGCGCGGGCGTCACGTCGCGCAGACCGCGCTGGTGCGGCTGCGGCGGGAATTGGGAATCCCGGAGCTGAGCCCGGCGCATCGGCTCGACCGGCTGACCGCCGGGGTGCTGCTGTTCACCGCGCGGCGCGAGGTGCGCGGCGCCTACCAGACCCTGTTCGCCCGCGGATTGGTGCGCAAGACCTATCTGGCCCGGGCCGCCGTCGACCCGGCGCTGGAGTTGCCTCGGGCGGTGCAGAGCCGAATCATCAAGCGCCGCGGTCACTTACAGGCCGTCTGCGAACCGGGTCCGCCCAACGCCGAAACCCTGGTCGAACTCCTGGCGCCGGACGGTCTGTACCAGCTCACGCCGCGCACCGGACGCACCCACCAGTTGCGCCTGCACATGTCCTCGCTGGGCATACCGATCGAGGGTGACCCGTTGTACCCCAACATCATTGATGTCGCGGCCGACGACTTCAGCACGCCGCTGCAACTGTTGGCGCACCGCATCGAGTTCGACGATCCGGTGACCGGTGCCCACCGCGAATTCGTCAGCCGGCGCGCCGGCCTGACCCGAGACGTCGGCTAG
- a CDS encoding amidohydrolase has protein sequence MSLADATDSWLATHHEDLVEWRRHIHRYPELGRQEYATTQFVAERLAEAGLNPKVLPGGTGLVCDVGPEHEPRIALRADIDALPMAERTGAPYASNMPNVAHACGHDAHTAILLGTALVLASVPELPVGVRLIFQAAEELMPGGAIDAIAAGAITGVSRIFALHCDPRLEVGKIAVRHGPITSAADQIEITLYSPGGHTSRPHLTADLVYGLGTLITGLPGVLSRRIDPRNGTVLVWGAVNAGVAANAIPQSGVLAGTVRTASRQTWVGMEEIIRETVTGLLAPLAIEHTLQYRRGVPPVVNEDVSTRILTHAIESLGPDALADTRQSGGGEDFSWYLEEIPGAMARLGVWPGVGPQLDLHQPTFNLDERALPIGVRVMTGIVEQSAVFGPS, from the coding sequence ATGAGCCTGGCCGACGCCACCGATTCCTGGCTGGCCACCCATCACGAAGACCTGGTGGAATGGCGCCGCCACATTCACCGCTATCCCGAATTGGGCCGCCAGGAGTACGCCACCACCCAGTTCGTCGCCGAGCGGCTGGCCGAGGCCGGGCTCAACCCGAAGGTGCTGCCCGGCGGAACCGGACTGGTCTGCGACGTGGGCCCCGAGCACGAGCCCAGGATCGCCCTGCGGGCCGACATAGACGCCCTGCCGATGGCCGAGCGCACCGGTGCCCCGTATGCCTCGAACATGCCGAACGTGGCGCACGCCTGCGGTCATGACGCGCACACCGCGATCCTGCTGGGCACCGCGCTGGTGCTGGCGTCGGTTCCGGAGCTACCGGTCGGGGTGCGGCTGATCTTCCAGGCCGCCGAGGAGTTGATGCCCGGCGGGGCGATCGACGCCATCGCCGCGGGCGCGATCACCGGGGTATCGCGTATCTTCGCCCTGCACTGCGACCCCCGGCTGGAAGTCGGCAAGATCGCGGTACGGCACGGCCCCATCACCTCGGCCGCCGACCAGATAGAGATCACGCTGTACTCGCCCGGCGGACACACGTCACGCCCGCACCTGACCGCCGACCTGGTGTACGGGCTCGGCACGCTGATCACCGGCCTGCCCGGGGTGTTGTCGCGGCGCATCGACCCGCGCAACGGCACCGTGCTGGTGTGGGGCGCGGTCAACGCCGGCGTGGCCGCCAACGCCATCCCGCAGAGCGGCGTGCTGGCCGGCACGGTGCGCACCGCCAGCCGGCAGACCTGGGTGGGGATGGAGGAGATCATCCGCGAGACGGTGACCGGGCTGCTGGCGCCGCTGGCCATCGAACACACGCTGCAATACCGGCGCGGCGTGCCGCCGGTGGTAAACGAGGACGTCTCGACGCGCATCCTCACCCACGCGATCGAATCCCTCGGCCCCGACGCGCTGGCCGACACCCGCCAGTCCGGGGGCGGCGAGGACTTCTCCTGGTACCTGGAGGAGATTCCCGGCGCGATGGCGCGGCTGGGCGTGTGGCCCGGCGTGGGACCCCAGCTGGACCTGCACCAGCCGACGTTCAACCTCGACGAGCGGGCGCTGCCGATCGGGGTGCGGGTGATGACCGGCATCGTCGAGCAGTCGGCGGTGTTCGGGCCTTCCTAG
- a CDS encoding glycerol-3-phosphate dehydrogenase/oxidase, whose protein sequence is MSNPIQAPQSAQTWAASTLGPQQRGLAWERLGAEQFDVVVIGGGVVGSGCALDAATRGLKVALVEARDFASGTSSRSSKMFHGGLRYLEQLEFGLVREALYERELSLTTLAPHLVKPMPFLFPLTNRVWERPYVAAGIFLYDRMGGAKSVPAQKHLTRAGALRLSPGLKRSALIGGIRYYDTVVDDARHTMTVARTAAHYGAVVRTSTQVVAMLREGDRVTGVRVRDSENGAVTEVRGHVVVNATGVWTDEIQALSKQRGRFQVRASKGVHVVVPRDRIVSDVALILRTAKSVMFVIPWGTHWIIGTTDTDWNLDLAHPAATKADIDYILQTVNTVLAIPLTHADIDGVYAGLRPLLAGESEETSKLSREHAVAVPAPGLVAIAGGKYTTYRVMAADAIDAAAQFIPARVAPSITEKVSLLGADGYFALVNQAEHVAALQGLHPYRVRHLLDRYGSLIGDVLGLAAGNADLLSPIKEAPGYLKVEALYAVTAEGALHLEDILARRMRVSIEYSHRGVDCAREVADVVAPVLGWTTQDVEREVANYCARVEAEILSQAQPDDVSADELRASAPEARAEILEPVPLS, encoded by the coding sequence GTGAGCAACCCCATCCAGGCGCCCCAAAGCGCACAGACCTGGGCGGCTTCCACATTGGGACCTCAGCAGCGCGGGTTGGCGTGGGAGCGACTCGGTGCCGAGCAGTTCGACGTCGTCGTCATCGGCGGCGGCGTGGTGGGTTCCGGGTGCGCGCTGGACGCCGCCACCCGGGGGCTCAAGGTGGCCCTGGTGGAGGCGCGCGATTTCGCGTCGGGCACGTCGAGCCGCTCGTCGAAGATGTTCCACGGCGGGTTGCGCTATCTCGAGCAGCTGGAATTCGGGCTGGTGCGCGAGGCGCTCTACGAGCGGGAGCTGTCGCTGACCACGCTGGCGCCCCATCTGGTCAAGCCGATGCCGTTCTTGTTTCCGCTGACCAATCGGGTGTGGGAGCGTCCCTACGTCGCCGCGGGCATCTTCCTTTACGACCGGATGGGCGGCGCGAAATCGGTTCCGGCGCAGAAGCATCTGACCCGCGCCGGCGCGTTGCGGCTGAGCCCGGGCCTCAAGCGCAGCGCGTTGATCGGCGGTATCCGTTACTACGACACCGTCGTCGACGACGCCCGGCACACCATGACCGTCGCCCGCACCGCGGCCCACTACGGCGCGGTGGTGCGGACCTCCACCCAGGTGGTGGCGATGCTGCGCGAGGGCGACCGGGTGACCGGCGTGCGGGTCCGCGACTCCGAGAACGGCGCCGTCACCGAAGTGCGCGGCCACGTCGTCGTCAATGCGACCGGGGTGTGGACCGACGAGATCCAGGCGTTGTCGAAGCAGCGCGGGCGATTTCAGGTGCGCGCGTCCAAGGGCGTGCACGTGGTGGTGCCGCGCGACCGCATTGTCAGCGACGTCGCCCTCATCCTGCGCACCGCGAAGTCGGTGATGTTCGTCATCCCGTGGGGCACCCACTGGATCATCGGCACCACCGACACCGACTGGAATCTGGACCTGGCCCACCCGGCGGCCACCAAGGCCGACATCGACTACATCCTGCAGACGGTCAACACGGTGCTGGCCATCCCGCTGACGCATGCCGACATCGACGGGGTGTACGCGGGGCTGCGGCCGCTGCTGGCCGGGGAGAGCGAGGAAACCTCCAAGCTGTCCCGCGAGCATGCCGTGGCGGTGCCCGCGCCGGGCCTGGTGGCCATCGCCGGCGGCAAGTACACCACCTATCGGGTGATGGCCGCCGACGCGATCGACGCTGCGGCCCAATTCATTCCGGCGCGGGTGGCACCGTCGATCACCGAGAAGGTCAGCCTGCTGGGCGCCGACGGCTACTTCGCGCTGGTCAATCAGGCGGAACACGTTGCGGCGCTTCAGGGTTTGCATCCGTACCGGGTGCGGCACCTGCTGGACCGCTACGGCTCGCTGATCGGCGACGTGCTGGGCCTGGCGGCCGGTAACGCCGACCTGCTCAGCCCGATCAAGGAGGCGCCGGGCTACCTCAAGGTGGAGGCCCTCTACGCCGTCACCGCCGAGGGGGCGCTGCACCTGGAAGACATCCTGGCCCGCCGGATGCGCGTCTCCATCGAGTATTCGCACCGCGGCGTCGACTGCGCCCGCGAGGTTGCCGACGTGGTCGCCCCCGTGCTCGGCTGGACGACGCAGGACGTCGAGCGGGAGGTGGCGAACTACTGCGCGCGGGTGGAGGCCGAGATCCTGTCGCAGGCCCAGCCCGACGACGTGTCGGCCGACGAGTTGCGGGCGAGCGCCCCGGAGGCGCGCGCCGAGATCCTCGAGCCGGTGCCGCTCAGTTGA
- a CDS encoding FMN-binding glutamate synthase family protein, translating into MKPRAVAAWVGGSLAGLTGWDLLQRRHTILRNYPIIGHLRFLLEAVGPELRQYIVTDNDAERPFSRDQRRWVYTSSKLANRYFGFGTDNDLERVRNYPIIKHAAFPVPAPAGEPEHPDPAVPLPAAKVLGGARGRAKAFRPSSMVNISGMSFGALGGAAITALNMGARMAGALHTTGEGGVSPYHHSGGDLVWQIGTGYFGCREDDGRFSLPRLVDRVAATPTIRAIEIKLSQGAKPGLGGVLPGAKVTPEIAAIRGVPPGVDCKSPAGHSAFRDVDGLLELVESIAAETGLPVGIKSAVGEGRFWCDLAARMARTGTGVDFVTVDGGEGGTGAAPLVFSDHVALPFKWALPRVYRAFAEHGLHHDVVFIGSGKLGIPENALQALVAGCDMINVGRTAMFAIGCIQAQRCHTGRCPSGVATQSPWLQHGLAPDLKAVRCANYLATLRFELLQLARTCGYVHPALVPPAAIELLDVDMKTVQVDELLGYQPDWGLPGPADIEAITAVMSGSCAQ; encoded by the coding sequence TTGAAGCCGCGCGCGGTCGCCGCGTGGGTCGGCGGGAGCCTGGCCGGGCTGACGGGTTGGGACCTGCTGCAGCGCCGCCACACCATCTTGCGCAACTACCCGATCATCGGGCACCTGCGGTTCCTGCTGGAAGCCGTCGGCCCGGAGCTGCGCCAGTACATCGTCACCGACAACGACGCGGAGCGGCCGTTCAGCCGCGACCAGCGGCGCTGGGTGTACACGTCGTCGAAGCTGGCCAACCGGTACTTCGGCTTCGGCACCGACAACGACCTTGAGCGGGTGCGCAACTATCCGATCATCAAGCACGCGGCGTTCCCCGTGCCGGCGCCGGCCGGCGAACCCGAGCATCCCGACCCGGCCGTGCCGCTGCCGGCCGCGAAGGTGCTCGGCGGCGCGCGGGGCCGTGCGAAGGCCTTCCGACCGTCGTCGATGGTCAACATCTCCGGGATGAGCTTCGGCGCCCTCGGCGGCGCGGCCATCACCGCGCTGAACATGGGCGCCAGGATGGCCGGCGCCCTGCACACCACCGGCGAGGGCGGGGTGTCGCCGTATCACCACAGTGGCGGCGACCTGGTCTGGCAGATCGGCACCGGCTACTTCGGTTGCCGCGAGGACGACGGCCGCTTCAGCCTGCCCCGGCTGGTCGACCGGGTGGCGGCCACGCCGACCATTCGCGCCATCGAGATCAAGCTCAGCCAGGGCGCCAAGCCCGGCCTGGGCGGCGTGCTGCCGGGCGCCAAGGTCACCCCCGAAATCGCCGCCATCCGCGGCGTGCCGCCCGGCGTGGACTGCAAGAGCCCCGCTGGGCACTCCGCGTTCCGCGACGTCGACGGGCTGCTGGAACTGGTGGAGTCCATCGCGGCCGAGACGGGCCTGCCGGTCGGCATCAAGTCGGCGGTCGGGGAGGGGCGGTTCTGGTGTGACCTGGCCGCGCGGATGGCCCGCACCGGCACGGGCGTCGACTTCGTGACCGTCGACGGCGGCGAGGGCGGCACCGGCGCGGCCCCGCTGGTCTTCAGTGACCATGTCGCGCTGCCCTTCAAGTGGGCCCTGCCCCGGGTCTACCGCGCCTTCGCCGAGCACGGGCTGCACCACGACGTGGTGTTCATTGGGTCGGGCAAGCTGGGCATCCCGGAGAACGCCCTGCAGGCGCTGGTCGCCGGCTGCGACATGATCAACGTCGGCCGGACCGCCATGTTCGCCATCGGCTGCATCCAGGCCCAGCGCTGCCACACCGGCCGCTGCCCGTCCGGCGTCGCCACCCAGTCGCCGTGGCTGCAGCACGGCCTCGCCCCCGACCTGAAGGCGGTGCGCTGCGCCAACTATCTGGCCACCCTGCGCTTCGAGCTGCTCCAGCTGGCCCGCACCTGCGGCTACGTCCATCCGGCGCTGGTGCCGCCGGCGGCCATCGAACTTCTCGACGTCGACATGAAGACGGTGCAAGTCGACGAGTTGTTGGGCTACCAGCCCGACTGGGGCTTGCCCGGCCCCGCCGACATCGAGGCGATCACCGCCGTGATGTCCGGCTCATGTGCTCAGTGA
- a CDS encoding M20 family metallopeptidase, whose product MPTTPLDSPSDSVEDVVRRRGADLVELSHAIHAEPELAFAEHRSCAKAQALVAERGFEITAAAGGLDTAFRADFGGGPLTIGICAEYDALPEIGHACGHNIIAAAAVGTALALAEVADDLGLRVALIGTPAEEMGGGKALLLKAGVFDDIAAAVMLHPGPADIAAARSLALSEATVSYRGKESHAAVAPHLGVNALDAVTVAQVAIGLLRQQLAPGQLVHGIVTDGGQAVNVIPGRAALQYAMRAVESDSLRELEGRMYACFAAGALATGCEYDIANPAPPYDELRPDEWLADVFRDEMCRLGREPVAREVEAVLPMGSTDMGNVTHVLPGIHPIVGVDAGGATVHQRAFAAAAAGPSADRAVVEGAIMLARTVVQLAQTPAQRDRVMDARERRRGGAPS is encoded by the coding sequence GTGCCCACGACCCCGTTAGACAGCCCGTCCGACAGCGTTGAGGACGTCGTGCGGCGACGTGGTGCCGACCTTGTCGAGCTGTCCCACGCCATCCATGCCGAGCCCGAGCTGGCCTTCGCCGAGCACCGCAGCTGCGCCAAGGCACAGGCACTGGTCGCCGAGCGCGGCTTCGAGATCACCGCGGCCGCCGGCGGTCTGGACACCGCCTTTCGGGCCGACTTCGGCGGCGGGCCGCTGACCATCGGGATCTGCGCCGAATACGACGCGCTGCCCGAGATCGGCCACGCCTGCGGCCACAACATCATCGCGGCGGCGGCGGTGGGCACCGCGCTGGCCCTGGCCGAGGTGGCCGACGACCTGGGCCTGCGGGTGGCGCTGATCGGCACCCCAGCCGAGGAGATGGGCGGCGGCAAGGCGTTGTTGCTGAAGGCCGGGGTGTTCGACGACATCGCCGCGGCGGTGATGCTGCATCCCGGGCCCGCCGACATCGCCGCGGCCCGCTCGCTGGCACTGTCCGAGGCGACCGTGAGCTACCGCGGCAAGGAATCCCACGCCGCCGTCGCGCCGCACCTCGGCGTCAACGCCCTCGACGCGGTGACCGTGGCGCAGGTGGCCATCGGCTTGCTGCGCCAGCAACTGGCGCCCGGGCAGTTGGTGCACGGGATCGTCACCGACGGCGGACAGGCGGTCAACGTCATCCCCGGGCGCGCCGCGCTGCAGTACGCCATGCGGGCGGTCGAATCGGATTCGCTGCGCGAGCTGGAAGGCAGGATGTACGCCTGCTTCGCCGCGGGCGCGCTGGCCACCGGCTGCGAATACGACATCGCCAACCCCGCGCCCCCGTATGACGAACTGCGGCCCGACGAGTGGCTCGCCGACGTCTTCCGCGACGAGATGTGCCGGCTAGGCCGCGAGCCGGTGGCCCGCGAGGTCGAGGCGGTGCTGCCCATGGGCAGCACCGACATGGGCAACGTGACGCACGTGCTGCCGGGGATCCATCCGATCGTCGGGGTCGACGCCGGCGGCGCCACGGTGCACCAGCGCGCCTTCGCCGCCGCCGCCGCGGGCCCCAGCGCCGACCGCGCGGTCGTCGAGGGCGCGATCATGCTGGCCCGCACGGTGGTTCAGCTGGCCCAGACGCCCGCCCAGCGCGACCGGGTGATGGACGCGCGGGAGCGCAGACGCGGCGGGGCGCCATCATGA
- a CDS encoding gamma-glutamylcyclotransferase, with amino-acid sequence MPLYAAYGSNMDPEQMQKRAPHSPMAGTGWLHGWRLTFGGEDIGWEGALATVVEDPDSKVFVVLYDMTPADENNLDRWEGSEFGVHKKIRCRVERISSDTDTDPVLAWLYVLDAWEGGMPSARYLGVMADAAEIAGAPIEYVHWLRTRPASNIGPGTSA; translated from the coding sequence GTGCCGCTCTACGCCGCGTACGGGTCGAATATGGATCCCGAGCAGATGCAGAAACGCGCGCCCCATTCGCCGATGGCCGGAACCGGCTGGTTGCACGGGTGGCGGTTGACCTTCGGCGGCGAGGACATCGGCTGGGAAGGCGCGCTGGCCACCGTCGTCGAGGACCCGGATTCGAAGGTGTTCGTCGTCCTCTACGACATGACACCGGCGGACGAGAACAACCTGGACCGCTGGGAGGGCTCGGAGTTCGGCGTGCACAAGAAGATCCGCTGCCGGGTGGAGCGCATCTCGTCGGACACCGACACCGACCCGGTCCTGGCGTGGCTGTACGTCCTGGACGCCTGGGAAGGCGGCATGCCGTCCGCGCGGTACCTGGGCGTTATGGCCGACGCCGCCGAAATCGCCGGAGCCCCAATCGAATACGTGCATTGGCTGCGGACCCGCCCGGCCAGCAACATCGGGCCGGGTACCAGCGCCTGA
- a CDS encoding alpha/beta hydrolase, with product MRFPGIAGRTSEIAIPTRHGPISATVYHPPTAANPPVYVNVHGGGFVVGHPEQDDPWCRYLAAHAGVLVINPDYALAPRHRFPIAVHQIYDVVCWAAGPGRDWDGTRLCVGGQSAGGNLSAAAARLALENGGPGIALQVLHYAPLDLVTPTRDKPSTLGRRAIMKPWMGEVFDTAYIPQRAQRRDRLASPAWDGNADDIAGIAAALVITAEHDRLRDEARSYARKLDAVGALAEYHEVAGVDHGYNIMSQAGDVTRRMYAHIAEHVVRATSA from the coding sequence GTGCGCTTCCCGGGGATCGCGGGCCGAACCTCCGAGATCGCGATCCCGACCCGCCATGGCCCGATTTCCGCGACCGTCTACCACCCGCCGACGGCGGCCAACCCGCCCGTCTACGTCAACGTGCACGGCGGCGGGTTCGTGGTCGGGCACCCCGAACAAGACGACCCATGGTGCCGTTACCTGGCCGCCCACGCGGGAGTGCTGGTGATCAACCCCGACTATGCCCTGGCACCGCGGCACCGCTTTCCCATCGCGGTACACCAGATTTACGACGTCGTGTGCTGGGCGGCCGGCCCCGGCCGCGACTGGGACGGCACGCGACTCTGCGTCGGCGGCCAAAGCGCCGGCGGCAACCTCAGCGCCGCGGCGGCCCGGCTCGCGCTGGAGAACGGCGGCCCCGGAATCGCGCTGCAGGTGCTGCACTACGCGCCGCTGGACCTGGTCACTCCCACCCGCGATAAGCCGTCCACCCTTGGCCGCCGCGCGATTATGAAGCCGTGGATGGGCGAGGTTTTCGACACCGCCTACATACCCCAGCGGGCGCAGCGGCGCGACCGCCTGGCCTCTCCCGCCTGGGACGGCAACGCCGACGACATCGCCGGCATCGCGGCCGCGCTGGTGATTACGGCCGAGCACGATCGGCTGCGCGACGAAGCCCGCAGCTACGCGCGGAAGCTGGATGCGGTCGGTGCGTTGGCGGAGTACCACGAGGTGGCCGGCGTCGACCACGGCTACAACATCATGAGCCAGGCCGGCGACGTCACCCGGCGCATGTACGCCCATATCGCCGAACACGTCGTCCGCGCCACCAGCGCCTGA
- a CDS encoding cutinase family protein has product MSVVSITFGPAPSARADCPDVQLIFARGTAEPPGLGVVGDALFAALQPALGSRSVDSYAVNYPASYNFLTTADGANDARDHIAQMVDQCPSTRLVLGGFSQGAAAVSMLAGVPPVGQRIGNLGSAPALDPALANKIKAVAVFGNPGNRFNTPLSSTGAFSGRAIDLCSEGDPVCVVGGRDRDAHHDYAAPPYPGQAAGFIAGLV; this is encoded by the coding sequence CTGTCGGTGGTTTCGATCACATTCGGCCCGGCTCCGTCGGCGAGAGCGGACTGCCCGGACGTACAACTCATCTTCGCTCGCGGCACCGCCGAGCCGCCCGGCCTGGGGGTCGTCGGCGACGCGCTGTTCGCCGCGCTGCAACCCGCGCTGGGGTCGCGCAGCGTCGACTCCTACGCGGTGAACTATCCGGCCAGCTACAACTTTTTGACCACCGCCGACGGCGCCAACGACGCGCGCGACCACATCGCGCAGATGGTCGACCAGTGCCCGTCGACGCGGCTGGTGCTGGGCGGCTTCTCGCAGGGCGCCGCCGCCGTGTCGATGCTCGCCGGGGTGCCGCCGGTCGGCCAACGCATCGGCAACCTCGGGTCGGCACCCGCGCTGGATCCCGCACTGGCCAACAAGATCAAGGCCGTCGCGGTGTTCGGCAACCCGGGCAACCGCTTCAACACGCCCCTGTCGTCGACGGGCGCGTTCAGCGGTCGCGCCATCGACCTGTGCAGCGAGGGCGACCCGGTCTGCGTCGTCGGCGGCCGCGACCGGGATGCGCACCACGACTACGCCGCGCCGCCCTATCCCGGCCAGGCGGCGGGATTCATCGCCGGGCTGGTGTAG